The following coding sequences are from one Granulicella sp. L56 window:
- a CDS encoding pyridoxamine 5'-phosphate oxidase family protein, which translates to MGKQFERIEPLHREFIEKQRIFFNASAAAEGHVNVSPRDGAAFRVLTANTVVYLDRTGSGNETAAHLLADGRLTLMFCAFEGPPLILRLYGRGRILPQHGSEYAHLLASEFGGVEPPGARQMVHLDVDLVQTSCGFGVPLYDYVGERDQLIRWAEAKGEKGLEEYRHLKNERSIDGFPTGLFEETPSR; encoded by the coding sequence GTGGGCAAACAGTTTGAGCGGATCGAACCGCTCCACCGCGAGTTCATCGAAAAGCAGCGGATCTTCTTCAATGCCTCGGCTGCCGCCGAGGGCCATGTCAACGTCTCGCCACGGGATGGCGCGGCTTTTCGCGTGTTGACGGCCAATACGGTGGTCTATCTGGACCGCACCGGCAGCGGCAATGAGACTGCCGCCCACCTGCTCGCCGATGGCCGCCTGACACTGATGTTCTGCGCGTTTGAGGGGCCGCCGCTGATTCTTCGCCTCTATGGACGGGGACGCATTCTGCCGCAGCATGGCTCTGAATATGCTCACCTGCTTGCCTCGGAGTTTGGAGGCGTGGAACCGCCGGGGGCGCGGCAGATGGTCCACCTCGATGTCGATCTGGTGCAGACCTCATGCGGCTTTGGAGTGCCACTGTACGACTACGTGGGAGAGCGCGACCAGCTCATTCGCTGGGCCGAGGCCAAAGGGGAAAAGGGGCTGGAGGAATACCGGCACCTGAAAAATGAGCGCAGCATTGACGGGTTTCCGACCGGGCTGTTTGAGGAGACACCTTCCCGGTAG
- a CDS encoding phage holin family protein, protein MLRLLLHWILNAVALLLVSHFVEGFHISGLISALIAVVVIGLFNATLGLFLKIITLPLGILTFGIFFLVINAVILWFSSKFVPGFAVTTFSEAFWGALVLAVLHLLFGFIGLSKKKHS, encoded by the coding sequence ATGCTCCGACTGCTTCTGCACTGGATATTAAATGCTGTTGCTCTGCTGCTCGTCTCGCACTTCGTCGAGGGCTTTCATATCAGCGGCCTTATCTCTGCACTCATTGCGGTCGTCGTCATCGGCCTCTTCAACGCGACACTGGGACTTTTTCTCAAGATCATTACCCTGCCGCTGGGCATCCTCACCTTCGGCATCTTCTTCCTGGTCATCAACGCGGTGATTCTCTGGTTCTCCAGCAAATTTGTACCAGGCTTTGCCGTGACCACCTTCAGCGAGGCATTTTGGGGCGCGCTTGTGCTGGCCGTGCTGCACCTGCTCTTCGGCTTCATCGGCCTTTCAAAGAAGAAGCACTCGTAG
- a CDS encoding universal stress protein has product MFKKIAVAFDESPEAEHAFRSALDLAKLVAGEIYLITVIENQPAYMSYVSAVAPEVPLLLKNQKRAFYEDLHNKARATAEQDGISLRSELIEGNEIDALLQGIDRLLPELLVVGLRREPGGFSRYLGGTAHQLALHAKCDVLGVR; this is encoded by the coding sequence ATGTTCAAGAAGATTGCAGTTGCATTCGACGAATCGCCGGAAGCGGAACACGCCTTTCGTTCGGCACTCGATCTGGCCAAACTTGTCGCCGGAGAGATCTATCTCATCACTGTCATCGAGAACCAGCCCGCTTATATGAGTTATGTGTCTGCCGTCGCCCCCGAGGTTCCGCTACTGCTCAAGAATCAGAAGCGAGCCTTCTATGAGGACCTGCACAACAAAGCCCGAGCCACAGCAGAGCAGGATGGAATTAGCCTACGTTCCGAGCTGATTGAAGGAAACGAGATCGACGCTCTGCTTCAGGGGATCGATCGGCTATTGCCCGAGCTTCTGGTCGTCGGCCTTCGCCGCGAGCCGGGAGGATTCAGCCGCTATCTGGGCGGAACGGCCCACCAGTTAGCATTGCACGCAAAATGCGATGTGCTGGGAGTTCGCTAG
- the pheS gene encoding phenylalanine--tRNA ligase subunit alpha, giving the protein MNETIPQLATYDEAALDQAFMTVAEEIRSGASSLDTPAAQEAFRLHWLGRKQGRLKLISEAWLKSAPAEARKPLGIRFNLLKQKIEVALEVPATTGAAAVRGIDITLPGTVRQPGIAHPLLQTMEEVVRVFHHLGYSTNLGPQVESDFYNFEALNFPQNHPARDTQDTLQIANQGSKASRDRLLMRTHTSPVQIRTMVAQAPPIRIVIPGKVHRNDAADATHSPIFHQVEGLCVDTNITFSDLKGTLDHAMKALFGSNVKTRFFPSFFPFTEPSADVQISCIFCGGKGCRKCKHSGWIELLGCGMVDPAVFSAVTDERRKLGLDDDAYNPDRITGFAFGMGVERIAMIQHGISDIGQFYSGDMRFLEQFA; this is encoded by the coding sequence ATGAACGAAACTATCCCCCAGCTAGCGACTTACGATGAGGCCGCGCTCGACCAGGCTTTTATGACCGTTGCCGAAGAGATCCGCAGTGGAGCCTCGTCTCTTGACACCCCCGCAGCGCAGGAGGCCTTCCGGCTGCATTGGCTGGGCAGGAAGCAAGGTCGGCTAAAACTCATCAGCGAGGCGTGGCTCAAGTCCGCTCCGGCGGAGGCTCGCAAGCCGCTGGGTATCCGGTTCAACCTGCTCAAACAAAAGATCGAGGTGGCGCTTGAGGTTCCGGCTACGACTGGTGCAGCGGCGGTGCGCGGAATTGACATTACCCTGCCGGGAACGGTCCGGCAGCCGGGGATCGCTCATCCGCTGTTGCAGACGATGGAGGAGGTTGTTCGTGTCTTCCATCATCTTGGCTACTCGACCAATCTTGGGCCGCAGGTGGAGAGCGATTTTTATAACTTCGAAGCGCTGAACTTTCCGCAGAACCATCCGGCACGCGATACGCAGGACACGCTTCAGATTGCGAACCAAGGCTCGAAGGCGAGCCGCGACCGTCTGTTGATGCGCACGCATACCTCGCCCGTGCAGATACGGACGATGGTGGCGCAGGCCCCGCCAATCCGCATCGTCATTCCGGGCAAGGTACACCGTAACGACGCCGCCGACGCGACGCACTCGCCGATCTTCCACCAGGTAGAGGGGCTTTGCGTGGATACGAACATCACCTTCTCCGACCTGAAGGGGACGCTCGATCATGCGATGAAGGCGCTCTTCGGCTCGAACGTCAAGACGCGGTTCTTTCCCAGCTTCTTCCCTTTCACGGAGCCATCGGCTGATGTGCAGATCTCGTGCATCTTCTGCGGAGGCAAGGGCTGCCGCAAGTGCAAGCACTCAGGCTGGATTGAGCTGCTGGGCTGCGGAATGGTCGACCCTGCTGTTTTTTCCGCGGTCACCGATGAGCGCCGCAAGCTCGGCCTCGACGACGATGCCTATAATCCTGACCGCATCACCGGCTTTGCCTTTGGCATGGGCGTTGAGCGGATCGCCATGATTCAACATGGCATCTCGGATATCGGGCAGTTTTATTCAGGCGATATGCGATTTCTCGAGCAGTTCGCATAA
- a CDS encoding type II toxin-antitoxin system HicA family toxin, whose product MKTRDVLRLIHEDGWYQTAQRGSHRQFMHPVKPGKVTIAGHPSEEMAEGTCKSILKQAGLQKMKDYAVIFEKTSTGWSAYVPDLPGLGVAGPTYEATEELIREGIVFHIEGLKADGDPIPEPTTRVTRMPISA is encoded by the coding sequence ATGAAGACACGGGATGTTCTACGCCTCATCCATGAGGATGGTTGGTATCAGACGGCACAGCGAGGAAGCCATCGTCAGTTCATGCATCCCGTGAAGCCGGGCAAGGTCACCATCGCAGGTCATCCCTCAGAAGAAATGGCTGAGGGAACATGCAAAAGCATTCTGAAGCAGGCAGGTTTACAAAAAATGAAAGATTACGCCGTTATCTTCGAGAAGACATCTACCGGCTGGAGCGCCTATGTCCCCGACCTGCCCGGCCTCGGCGTCGCTGGCCCAACGTACGAAGCTACCGAGGAACTGATCCGCGAAGGCATCGTCTTTCATATCGAAGGGCTCAAAGCCGATGGCGATCCCATCCCTGAACCGACCACCCGCGTTACAAGAATGCCCATCTCCGCTTAG
- a CDS encoding response regulator: MKRRILLVDDEVAVLLTLKAVLEISGFEVDTAASAKEGRSKLHTHEYQMVITDMRMESEASGLEVIKAAREAVYQPAVALLTAFPAADEDWQEMGADKMLVKPMHTRVLLEQLEKLLISHEAKLSKETNGRKAAAKKAPAKSAAKVAAKKAPVKKAVVARKLPAKKAPAKKVAAKKTSAKKAAKKVSKKN, translated from the coding sequence ATGAAACGTCGCATTTTGCTGGTCGATGATGAAGTTGCTGTGCTGCTGACTTTGAAGGCGGTGCTGGAGATCAGCGGATTTGAAGTGGATACGGCGGCTTCGGCGAAGGAAGGCCGATCGAAGCTGCATACGCATGAGTACCAGATGGTCATTACAGACATGCGGATGGAGAGCGAGGCTTCCGGATTAGAGGTCATCAAAGCAGCGCGGGAGGCGGTATATCAGCCAGCCGTGGCGCTGCTGACGGCGTTTCCGGCAGCAGACGAAGACTGGCAGGAGATGGGCGCGGACAAGATGCTGGTAAAGCCAATGCATACGCGCGTTCTTCTGGAACAGCTTGAAAAACTGCTGATTTCGCACGAAGCCAAGCTGTCCAAAGAGACAAATGGACGGAAGGCTGCGGCGAAGAAGGCTCCGGCAAAAAGTGCTGCCAAAGTGGCTGCGAAGAAAGCTCCCGTGAAGAAAGCTGTAGTTGCCAGGAAGCTCCCGGCAAAGAAGGCTCCAGCCAAAAAAGTGGCTGCGAAGAAGACTTCCGCAAAGAAAGCGGCCAAGAAGGTCTCGAAGAAAAACTAA
- the infC gene encoding translation initiation factor IF-3 has translation MPPIDKRSAKSFIRTNERIRAREIRVIDENGEQLGVMAPFEALKMARERSLDLVEISPNAVPPVCKIQDYGKFLYEKDKSDRAARKKQKIIVIKEVKFSVTVDEHDYQTKKNQAVRFLGEGDKVKASLRFKGRQMAHRDLGYKIINRLILDIGDAGLVEFMPRMEGTTLHAIIAPSKKAEPAPVKKPTPAPATSAEPSSIQA, from the coding sequence ATTCCACCGATTGATAAACGTTCCGCCAAGTCTTTCATCCGCACCAACGAACGTATCCGCGCACGCGAAATCCGCGTCATCGACGAGAACGGCGAACAACTCGGCGTCATGGCTCCCTTTGAAGCCCTCAAGATGGCCCGCGAACGCTCTCTCGACCTCGTAGAGATCTCCCCTAACGCCGTTCCCCCCGTCTGCAAGATCCAGGACTACGGCAAGTTCCTCTACGAGAAGGACAAGAGCGACCGCGCCGCCCGCAAGAAGCAGAAGATCATCGTCATTAAAGAGGTCAAGTTCTCCGTCACCGTCGACGAGCACGACTACCAGACCAAGAAAAATCAGGCAGTCCGCTTCCTCGGCGAAGGCGACAAGGTCAAGGCGTCACTCCGCTTCAAGGGCCGCCAGATGGCCCACCGCGACCTCGGTTACAAGATCATTAACCGCCTCATCCTCGACATTGGCGACGCTGGCCTGGTCGAATTCATGCCCCGCATGGAAGGAACCACGCTTCATGCCATCATCGCCCCTTCGAAGAAGGCGGAACCCGCACCCGTAAAGAAGCCCACGCCAGCCCCGGCGACCTCTGCAGAGCCCTCTTCGATCCAGGCATAA
- the alaS gene encoding alanine--tRNA ligase, whose product MEYRSGSQIREDFLRFFETKRHRRVHSSSLVPANDPTLLFTNAGMNQFKDVFLGAEKREYSRAASSQKCVRAGGKHNDLENVGFTRRHHTFFEMLGNFSFGDYFKKDAIAYAWELLTSPEWFGIDAAKLYVTIFEGDDAVPRDAEAYQFWLDVGVPAERIFEMGAADNFWAMGDTGPCGPCSEIYYDLGIAASETGEDVPFPRDEQRYVEIWNLVFMQFDRSMTANGPVLAPLPKPSIDTGMGLERVSAVLQGVLSNFETDLFTPLIKRAEQLTGHKVEADHEVDDRSRASLRIIADHARAATFLISDGVHPQNEGRGYVLRKILRRGIRHGRLLGQEKPFMHEMVFAVRDEMGAAYPELKESAERVAKVVLAEEQQFARVLTTGWRELEMAFALDVSSKNSLFKEIERNPPNQAIKEFLAKPHTETGSGMRRPAEVLRLAGSPLILNGREAFRLYETFGLPLDFLTEAAKDSSFDFDMEGFEVAKAEEQQRARASWKGGSQKSAAPVYRELAKTEFEGYSTLRVDGTRVLALVKDGVGVPELKAGEQGDVVLDATSFYADSGGQVGDVGWLYSDDHNTVVADVSGATKPVQGVFAHRVVARQTLAVGDVVDAVVDAENRRATERNHTGTHLLHAALREVLGKHVKQAGSLVNASRLRFDFSHFTGVADEELQQIEDIVNWQVLGNASVQTLVDVPIDVAVNELGAMALFGEKYGDRVRVVKIGDFSTELCGGTHTGATGEIGLIKLIGEGSVSSGVRRVEAVSGTGALAEFRRGFDVARVVGQMVGSTDGAPADALRHRISTQEEEMKKLRRELDQVRMKSASASVSDAASSAVEVKGVKVLAQRVDSLDKGQMRTLVDSLRTKLGSGVVVLGAGADGKVSLIVGVTKDLTSKVQAGKIVGLLAGMVGGKGGGRPDLAEAGGSDVSALDGALAKAASVVEGLL is encoded by the coding sequence ATGGAATATCGTTCGGGAAGCCAGATTCGGGAAGACTTTTTGCGGTTTTTTGAGACCAAGAGGCACCGCCGCGTGCACTCTTCTTCGCTGGTGCCGGCGAACGATCCTACGCTGCTGTTTACCAATGCGGGGATGAATCAGTTTAAGGACGTCTTCCTGGGCGCGGAGAAGCGCGAGTACTCGCGGGCGGCAAGCTCGCAGAAGTGCGTGCGCGCGGGCGGCAAGCACAACGATCTGGAGAACGTCGGCTTCACGCGACGGCACCATACCTTCTTCGAGATGCTGGGCAACTTCAGCTTTGGCGACTACTTCAAGAAGGACGCCATCGCCTATGCGTGGGAGCTGCTGACGTCGCCCGAGTGGTTTGGGATCGATGCGGCGAAGCTGTATGTGACGATCTTTGAAGGCGATGATGCGGTGCCGAGGGATGCGGAGGCTTATCAGTTCTGGCTGGATGTGGGCGTTCCGGCGGAGCGAATCTTTGAGATGGGCGCAGCGGATAACTTCTGGGCGATGGGCGATACCGGGCCGTGCGGGCCTTGCTCGGAGATCTATTACGACCTTGGCATCGCGGCTTCGGAAACGGGTGAGGACGTTCCGTTTCCCAGGGACGAGCAGCGGTATGTCGAGATCTGGAACCTGGTGTTCATGCAGTTCGACCGCTCGATGACGGCGAATGGACCGGTGCTGGCTCCGCTGCCGAAGCCCTCGATTGATACGGGGATGGGGTTGGAGCGGGTTTCGGCGGTGCTGCAGGGAGTGCTGTCGAACTTCGAGACGGACTTGTTTACTCCGCTGATTAAGCGGGCGGAGCAGTTGACCGGACATAAGGTTGAGGCGGATCACGAGGTCGATGATCGCTCGCGTGCCTCGCTGCGGATTATTGCCGACCATGCACGGGCAGCCACATTTTTGATCTCGGATGGAGTGCATCCTCAGAATGAAGGCCGTGGCTATGTGCTGCGGAAGATTCTGCGGCGTGGGATTCGGCATGGACGGCTGCTGGGGCAGGAGAAGCCGTTTATGCACGAGATGGTGTTTGCCGTGCGCGATGAGATGGGCGCGGCGTATCCGGAGCTGAAGGAGTCGGCTGAGCGGGTCGCGAAGGTCGTGCTGGCTGAGGAGCAGCAGTTTGCTCGAGTCTTGACTACTGGTTGGCGTGAGCTGGAAATGGCATTTGCTTTAGATGTTTCCTCAAAGAATTCATTATTCAAAGAGATTGAAAGGAATCCGCCAAACCAAGCAATTAAAGAATTCTTAGCCAAGCCCCACACAGAAACCGGCTCGGGAATGCGTAGACCTGCCGAAGTACTGCGCTTAGCCGGCAGCCCGCTAATATTGAATGGACGAGAAGCGTTCCGCCTCTATGAAACCTTCGGTCTACCACTCGATTTCCTAACTGAGGCAGCCAAGGATAGTAGTTTCGATTTTGATATGGAAGGTTTTGAGGTTGCGAAGGCGGAAGAACAGCAACGCGCGCGTGCTTCGTGGAAGGGTGGCTCGCAGAAGTCGGCGGCTCCGGTCTATCGCGAGTTGGCGAAGACTGAGTTTGAAGGCTACTCGACGTTGCGGGTGGATGGGACTCGGGTGCTTGCGCTGGTGAAGGATGGCGTGGGCGTGCCGGAGTTGAAGGCGGGGGAGCAGGGCGACGTGGTGCTCGATGCGACAAGCTTCTATGCGGACTCGGGCGGGCAGGTGGGCGATGTGGGTTGGCTCTATTCGGACGATCACAATACGGTGGTTGCCGACGTCAGCGGAGCAACCAAGCCGGTGCAGGGAGTGTTCGCGCATAGGGTGGTGGCGCGGCAGACACTTGCTGTCGGCGATGTAGTGGATGCCGTCGTCGATGCCGAGAACCGCCGGGCTACGGAGCGCAATCATACCGGGACGCATCTACTACACGCGGCGCTGCGCGAGGTTCTGGGCAAGCATGTGAAGCAGGCGGGGTCGCTGGTGAACGCTTCGCGTTTGCGGTTTGATTTTTCGCACTTCACCGGCGTGGCCGACGAGGAGTTGCAGCAGATTGAGGACATCGTGAACTGGCAGGTCCTCGGGAATGCTTCCGTGCAGACGCTGGTGGATGTGCCCATCGATGTTGCCGTAAATGAGCTGGGCGCGATGGCCTTGTTTGGCGAGAAGTATGGCGATCGCGTGCGCGTCGTCAAGATCGGAGACTTCTCGACTGAGCTTTGCGGCGGAACGCATACGGGAGCGACAGGTGAGATTGGTCTGATCAAGCTGATTGGCGAGGGTTCGGTCTCGTCGGGCGTGCGCCGTGTGGAGGCTGTGAGCGGAACGGGAGCTTTGGCAGAATTTCGCCGTGGCTTCGATGTGGCCAGGGTCGTGGGACAGATGGTGGGTTCGACGGATGGCGCGCCCGCAGACGCGCTGCGCCATAGGATCTCCACGCAGGAAGAAGAGATGAAAAAGTTGCGGCGCGAGCTGGACCAAGTTCGCATGAAGTCGGCTTCGGCTTCCGTCTCGGATGCTGCTTCTTCAGCGGTAGAGGTGAAGGGTGTCAAGGTGCTGGCGCAGCGAGTGGATTCGTTAGATAAAGGCCAGATGCGGACGCTGGTGGATAGCCTGCGTACCAAGCTCGGAAGCGGCGTTGTGGTTCTCGGCGCTGGCGCAGACGGCAAGGTTTCGTTGATCGTCGGCGTGACCAAGGACCTTACCTCGAAGGTGCAGGCGGGAAAGATCGTCGGATTGCTGGCAGGGATGGTTGGCGGGAAAGGCGGAGGGCGGCCCGATCTGGCAGAGGCCGGAGGCAGCGATGTCTCGGCATTGGATGGCGCCCTTGCAAAAGCTGCTTCGGTGGTTGAGGGATTGCTGTAG
- a CDS encoding CDP-alcohol phosphatidyltransferase family protein — protein MRLHALLRWVPWVMVGMRALFGPLILIGTEHGWLGGIVIVALLSDIYDGILARRWGVETASLRVSDSIADTIFYLGVVGALLMREPGVIWGNLRLFAALFSLEVFRCLFDFWKYRKTASYHSYLAKCWGLVIVVAVVAVLSFDKQPTLIVVALVLGIVVNLEGLAMSLILPRWKNDVKTLGQAWALRKIMLAE, from the coding sequence ATGAGACTGCATGCATTGCTGCGATGGGTACCGTGGGTAATGGTGGGAATGCGAGCCCTTTTTGGTCCGTTGATTCTTATTGGGACTGAACATGGCTGGCTAGGGGGAATCGTGATAGTTGCATTGCTATCGGATATCTACGATGGCATCCTGGCTCGCCGATGGGGAGTTGAGACAGCTTCTTTACGCGTCTCCGATTCGATCGCTGACACTATCTTCTATTTGGGTGTGGTTGGAGCGTTGTTAATGCGTGAACCAGGGGTGATATGGGGTAACTTGAGGCTCTTTGCCGCGTTGTTCAGCTTAGAAGTATTCCGATGCCTGTTTGACTTCTGGAAGTATCGAAAAACAGCTAGCTACCACTCCTACCTGGCAAAATGCTGGGGATTGGTGATTGTAGTGGCCGTAGTTGCGGTGTTGAGCTTCGATAAGCAGCCTACTTTGATTGTGGTGGCGTTGGTATTAGGAATCGTAGTGAATCTCGAGGGACTAGCGATGTCTCTGATTTTGCCTAGATGGAAGAATGATGTGAAGACTCTGGGACAGGCGTGGGCTTTGCGAAAGATCATGCTGGCTGAATAG
- a CDS encoding DUF429 domain-containing protein, with protein MSQRQIQMRMPGRTMTTMTIIERIVAVDWSGRVDAAGQRRHIWAGVSTRGVVTLEAGRTREELMEWLVEMARETPRMVVGIDCCFSFPAWFLKEHGCATVFDFWQHVASGHGERWLARECEDVERDERFWGKPHKRPAQFCGEGLHRSMRWTDMDNKFAPQLMARDPERAAKVKGITPKSPFQIGGSGSVGTGSLRAMPFLLKLREAGFRVWPDESAALGAKKPQPLLVEMYTRLLTGAVAKSNPVARKAYLAAKKKTDEAYVKLPRGVMAKALGSEDAFDALVCAMEMVRWQDEFVRLKATKDAVLKLEGITWRPGVQEK; from the coding sequence ATGAGCCAGCGGCAGATTCAGATGCGTATGCCCGGCAGAACGATGACAACGATGACGATAATTGAGCGCATCGTTGCCGTGGATTGGAGCGGCAGGGTGGATGCAGCCGGGCAGCGGCGGCATATCTGGGCCGGGGTATCGACGCGTGGAGTAGTGACGCTGGAGGCAGGGCGCACGCGCGAGGAGTTGATGGAGTGGCTAGTGGAGATGGCGCGGGAGACTCCACGAATGGTGGTGGGGATCGATTGCTGCTTCAGCTTTCCGGCATGGTTTCTCAAGGAGCATGGGTGCGCTACGGTCTTCGACTTTTGGCAGCATGTTGCGTCGGGGCATGGCGAGCGTTGGCTGGCTCGGGAGTGCGAGGATGTGGAGCGCGATGAGCGGTTCTGGGGGAAACCGCATAAACGGCCAGCGCAGTTTTGCGGCGAGGGGCTGCACCGGTCGATGCGGTGGACGGATATGGATAACAAGTTCGCTCCGCAACTGATGGCGAGGGACCCGGAACGGGCGGCGAAGGTGAAGGGGATTACACCGAAGTCTCCATTTCAGATTGGCGGCTCGGGCAGCGTAGGTACGGGGTCGCTGCGGGCGATGCCATTTCTGTTGAAGCTGCGAGAGGCGGGGTTTCGGGTTTGGCCGGATGAGAGCGCAGCTCTTGGCGCGAAGAAGCCGCAACCGCTGCTGGTGGAGATGTATACGCGGCTGCTGACGGGCGCGGTGGCAAAGAGTAATCCTGTGGCGCGAAAGGCTTACCTGGCAGCGAAGAAAAAGACCGATGAGGCTTATGTGAAGTTGCCGCGTGGGGTTATGGCGAAGGCGCTGGGTAGTGAGGATGCGTTCGATGCTCTGGTGTGCGCGATGGAGATGGTGCGCTGGCAGGATGAGTTTGTGCGGTTGAAGGCTACAAAGGATGCGGTATTGAAGCTAGAGGGGATTACGTGGCGGCCTGGGGTGCAGGAGAAATGA
- a CDS encoding regulatory protein RecX yields MAFARPKKREPVGEAGLFEYAVGVLARRMRTVRDLRRLMKNRAEEGEAGERAMDAVVVRLTELKYLSDTRFAADYTRLRKENEKHGRRRVQQDLMQKGVHKELVAATLAKAYDDVDEVALARAYVARKRMKQPSGPDAQKQTARVMGRLMRAGFSSSSIFKVLREWDVPEDSLAGLEENSADEYAERHEPAADSDAYARQNDDNDDDN; encoded by the coding sequence ATGGCGTTTGCGAGACCGAAGAAGCGTGAACCGGTGGGTGAGGCTGGTCTGTTTGAGTATGCTGTGGGCGTGCTGGCGCGCAGGATGCGGACGGTGCGCGATCTGAGGCGCTTGATGAAGAACCGCGCTGAGGAGGGTGAGGCTGGGGAGCGGGCGATGGATGCCGTGGTCGTTCGGCTGACGGAGCTGAAGTATCTGAGCGATACGCGGTTTGCCGCCGACTACACGCGGCTGCGCAAGGAGAACGAGAAGCACGGGCGGCGGCGGGTGCAGCAGGACCTGATGCAGAAGGGCGTTCACAAAGAACTGGTCGCGGCTACCCTGGCGAAGGCGTATGACGATGTGGATGAGGTGGCTCTGGCTCGGGCGTATGTTGCGCGGAAGAGGATGAAGCAGCCGAGCGGGCCGGACGCGCAGAAGCAGACGGCGCGGGTGATGGGAAGGCTGATGCGGGCGGGGTTTTCTTCCTCGTCCATCTTCAAGGTGCTGCGGGAGTGGGACGTGCCGGAAGATTCGCTCGCGGGGCTTGAGGAGAATAGCGCCGACGAGTACGCGGAGCGGCATGAGCCAGCGGCAGATTCAGATGCGTATGCCCGGCAGAACGATGACAACGATGACGATAATTGA
- a CDS encoding PEP-CTERM sorting domain-containing protein, producing MQIFKWSASIAIAVVLLVLSSTAYADTYEIFDLGGDNGQHIQGIDASGAVVLLDIFDGYYSVYNGVAGSPSTTDPGLTYDNGTPCSPVLSAGMSVLGRASCNNGHEVFGGYYLDVSKGLYTGPDPADFLQSGSVDALVLNSAGDFAWSDGAFEENYLAIDLSSQAPEPDSILLLSTGLLAAVGMRRRLFS from the coding sequence ATGCAAATCTTCAAGTGGTCCGCAAGTATCGCCATCGCAGTTGTTCTACTGGTTCTTTCTTCAACCGCATACGCCGATACCTATGAAATCTTCGATCTCGGCGGTGACAATGGCCAGCATATCCAAGGAATTGACGCCTCAGGGGCAGTCGTTCTCCTCGATATCTTCGATGGCTACTACAGCGTCTACAACGGCGTAGCAGGATCCCCCTCGACTACAGATCCAGGCTTGACCTACGACAATGGAACGCCGTGTTCCCCGGTCTTATCCGCAGGGATGTCGGTCCTTGGCCGGGCATCCTGCAACAATGGACATGAAGTGTTTGGCGGCTATTACCTGGATGTCAGCAAAGGATTGTATACCGGTCCTGACCCTGCCGACTTTCTGCAAAGTGGCTCCGTCGACGCGCTGGTCTTGAACTCCGCCGGTGACTTTGCCTGGTCCGATGGTGCGTTTGAGGAAAACTATCTGGCCATCGATCTCAGCTCGCAGGCCCCAGAACCGGACAGCATTCTGCTCCTTAGCACAGGCCTGCTCGCCGCAGTCGGAATGCGCCGACGCCTCTTCTCATAG